TACCGGTCGGGTGTGACGCAGCACGCCAGCTTCCACGAGTGGCTCCTTGTTCACAACAGGGTGCTAGAGGTGGCGACgcagaagagggaggaggctgTGGTGCAGGCGTGGTGGCGCGCGGCGTGCAGCAAGCAggtgggagcagcagccccctCTGTTGCGGAGCTGACCTCTACCTcgaagctgctgccgcgtgtACGCGTTGCGGGGCTTCCGCACACATCACTGAACAGTCCACAGCTGACCAAGCTGGCGTTTGCGCTTCTGCACGGCTTCCGGCTTGTCGTGACGGAGTACGTCGTTCTCCACGACTTACGGTGGACCTTGACGGAGGCGAGCGGACTTGTCTTCGGTGACGCAGCAGACACGACGGGCGCCACATCCACTGGACGCGCCAACTCGGCTGACCCCAGCGCATCAGACTCTTCGAATGGCAGTGTTGTGCAGCGTGAGATCACGCTGGCTCTTCAGACGCTCTCGAAGAACGCCTTTACAAGTCTGCCAACGATGGTGGTGGACCaggcgcgcagcggcgccgcagaggACGTACACGCTTACCACCTTCGAGTGTACGCGTCGCAGGAATGGCGCCAGCCGGAGCGCGAGGCGGCACTGCAATCTCAACTGATCGCCTACGTGCAGAGGGTTCAGCTCCCCACCACGGCATCGCCCTCCGTGGCGGAGTCAGCTCCCGAACCCGTGCCTGACACCCCCATCGCAAGCGCCGCCACAACCACCAACAACGCCAGGGCTACCGCTGGCGCTGAGGCGACTGCAACGAGTGAACTGCGGGTGCAGCACGGCCTGCCCATTGTGGCGTATAGCGCATCTGCTCACTTCCACTGCCAACGTGCGCCTCTCTACGGCATTCGCATTCCGGCTCCGCTATGGCTCCGCCACTCCAGGCACACATCCGAAGCGCCGTCACGCAGCACTCGCTACTCAGCGCAGGGAAGAaacacctccaccccctccccacccttcACGACTCTGTGCGAGGCGCTTGTCAGCAGCCAGTTGGGGCTTGGCGATGCCTACGCTGTTCAGAGGAACACTTTCTACCGCGTCTTCTGCAAGGAGTGGCTTCAGttcacgctgctgccgagcctCCAGGCGCCGACACGCCGCAATGCCGGCTTGGCTACCGCATCCGAAGCCGAGACAGCGGACCTCATGGCGAACCTGCGCAAGGTCGCGACACAACGCGAGAACGACGTCGAGGAGCAGCGTATGGACATCACGCAAGGACTGGGCGACGGGCTGTGCACGGTGGAGTGGGTGGCACACCTGAaggcggcacagctgcactaTCGCAAGATGGCAGAGCGTGAGCGCTGGCGAGCCGGCAATTCGACGCGCTTCACAGCGACCACAGCCGCGCACGATATAGCCGAAATCGCTGCTCATCCCCTCGTCTCTACTGAAGCGCCAACCGCTGTGCCGCAGCTCGCTCTCTCTAACGCAGCTGGGTGGTCGCCGTACTTGAACCAGTACGCgacgcttctcttctccgaAGATACGGTGCAGCTCTCGCGCGTGGCTGGCACGTACCTCGCGTTTCTGCCAAACGTTAGCTACGCCCTCCAGCACATCCGACACACGATGGAGGACAAGCTTGCCCTTGTGTCGCTCAAGTACGCGGTAGAGCGGACGAGGCGCTTCACCTCCTTGAAGCAGCCGGACGATCGAGAAGTCGTCTGCCTTCCCTCACACCTCTCACGCGTGCACCGACACGCTGTCATGTACAAGACGCAGTGGTTCCTGACCAATCTCGCTTTGCGGTGCGTACAGCACAAGAGCGCCTGCCTCGGCGGCCTCTTCGACTCGGAGGAGCGCACCCTCCAGAACATGGGCCGCTACTTCTCCACGACCAGTAAGTGGAGTCGCGGTGAGTTCCGCGTCTGCATGTCGTCCGGCGCATACGTCTCCGACCCCTTCCACGACCTTCTATGACCGAGTCCAACGAGCAGAGGTGATTCGGGCCTGTCGAGCGTGTACACAcggaaaagaggaggtggtggtggtggtggaagggaCGTTCTCTGTGTGCTCGCTAGAGCGAAGAACTGTTGTTGGAGGCCCACGGCGAGGTTGGCTGCACAGAAGCAACGACAGCGCTTCGGTGTCGGGGGTGACAACACAACTCATTCAGTCACAGCGTGGTGTGCATCTGTGGAGGTgtggggatggggggaggggggggggggcaggccCAGGGAGAGAAGCCCAACAGACCCATCAGGCGTGTACCGTTGAGGGTGCAAGTATCAGCAAAGGCGTTAAGTCAACGCCAGCCGTAGGATTCTACCGTCTCGgtatgtgtgtctgcgtATCTCTTCCATCCACTGACGAGCAGGTACGCGCATGAGGATCTCAGCCATAACCATCACCATCCTCCCCTTCGCGCGTCGTACCCCCTGCACTCTCCTCGTGTCGCTTGCTTTGCTCGGTCTTAATGGTATACGTCTCGGCCGCCTCGGAGCGAAgtgacccccccccttcaacGAAGCACTTGGGCCGCTGAAAAAGCGCTGATAGATGAACCGGCTGGTGCGCTCGAtgttcctcttccctcgcgTTGTCGCCTTACTCagctccttccctcttcctcagtcATCAAGCCGCCAACACATCTTGGCGGAGGCACTGGCACAAGGTGCCGGTGAGTGAGTGCGAGGTAGATGGACCTGccattcctctctctctcccacactTGCTCCGCCCTCTGAGAGGCTCTTCCGTTTAGCAGTAGAGCGCAAGGCAAACTCATAGAAAAGTTGACCTACGGCCTACTCAGCCACGCTCGCCGGTGCACAAACATTCACTCATTCATTCATAAGCCTTCCTGCACGAGTGCACCTGTGGTTTGGTGGCTGATCATCTTGTATAGAATCTTTGACGACTCCAGACCCTGGGAGCGCAAGCCAATGTCGCTGTCGCACACGCGGGTGCAGGCAAGAAACTCAACCGTGATGTCGACGGTTTCCTCGGACTACACGACAATGGACATAGATGACATGCTGCAGCAATACGAGCGGCTCCTTCTTCAGCTCTCTCAGCAGCTactggagcaggaggaggataTTCACACCTTGCGAACGGCCCTGCACGCCAGTCAacaccggcagcgccgtcgtcggcggcgaggtggtggtggtggtggaaagcTCAATGGTACAGCAGTTGCCCTCACGACAGAAAGTCTCAGTGTGCCGGTGGAGGGGTCGCGGCATCACCACACGCATCACGCCGCGGCTAAAGCAGCCACACAGCTGAAAATAACGCACGGAGACTCTCAACTGCACCTCACTGCCCCAGTACCGTCGACGCCGCAGGTGTCCTCCATCGACTCTGCCGAGGACATGGACGTCGGCTCCACCATGGAGTTCTCTCCAGAGTCTACCGCAATGACTCGGCATAGCCCAGAGCgcagtgcagcaggagctgctgttCCGCTGCTAATGAGCTCCACCGGCAAACCGagcgggcagcgaggcacTTCGGCGGCGCTCGCTTGTTCATCTACCATGTGCGATGTTAGCAGCCTCAGCGATAAGACCAACGTTGGTCTAACACCGAGCCCTGTTCACGATTGTCGCCCGCCCGGCGAGACGGCAACAGTGGGTAGTTTTTGGACATCGTCGCGGCTATCAGGGCTGGAGAAGAGCAGTCATGGCAGCGCCCTCGCCCGGCGTCGTCGCACTTCTGCACAGCTGACGCGGGATGCGCCGTTCGAG
This portion of the Leishmania panamensis strain MHOM/PA/94/PSC-1 chromosome 11 sequence genome encodes:
- a CDS encoding hypothetical protein (TriTrypDB/GeneDB-style sysID: LpmP.11.0280), with the translated sequence MTVGAETSDPSMEELLGSPVHTSATIGNQSSQQQQQPTPVKHVSSQQPQKSQEEKEMHPSDVPPPRPAPWVKGGGSVRLSHSFSVLTVLADPPLTTPHLSADATNRVHNKEARLLQRATVGLYRSGVTQHASFHEWLLVHNRVLEVATQKREEAVVQAWWRAACSKQVGAAAPSVAELTSTSKLLPRVRVAGLPHTSLNSPQLTKLAFALLHGFRLVVTEYVVLHDLRWTLTEASGLVFGDAADTTGATSTGRANSADPSASDSSNGSVVQREITLALQTLSKNAFTSLPTMVVDQARSGAAEDVHAYHLRVYASQEWRQPEREAALQSQLIAYVQRVQLPTTASPSVAESAPEPVPDTPIASAATTTNNARATAGAEATATSELRVQHGLPIVAYSASAHFHCQRAPLYGIRIPAPLWLRHSRHTSEAPSRSTRYSAQGRNTSTPSPPFTTLCEALVSSQLGLGDAYAVQRNTFYRVFCKEWLQFTLLPSLQAPTRRNAGLATASEAETADLMANLRKVATQRENDVEEQRMDITQGLGDGLCTVEWVAHLKAAQLHYRKMAERERWRAGNSTRFTATTAAHDIAEIAAHPLVSTEAPTAVPQLALSNAAGWSPYLNQYATLLFSEDTVQLSRVAGTYLAFLPNVSYALQHIRHTMEDKLALVSLKYAVERTRRFTSLKQPDDREVVCLPSHLSRVHRHAVMYKTQWFLTNLALRCVQHKSACLGGLFDSEERTLQNMGRYFSTTSKWSRGEFRVCMSSGAYVSDPFHDLL
- a CDS encoding hypothetical protein (TriTrypDB/GeneDB-style sysID: LpmP.11.0290), whose protein sequence is MSLSHTRVQARNSTVMSTVSSDYTTMDIDDMLQQYERLLLQLSQQLLEQEEDIHTLRTALHASQHRQRRRRRRGGGGGGKLNGTAVALTTESLSVPVEGSRHHHTHHAAAKAATQLKITHGDSQLHLTAPVPSTPQVSSIDSAEDMDVGSTMEFSPESTAMTRHSPERSAAGAAVPLLMSSTGKPSGQRGTSAALACSSTMCDVSSLSDKTNVGLTPSPVHDCRPPGETATVGSFWTSSRLSGLEKSSHGSALARRRRTSAQLTRDAPFETPQVKFDGQDAMSYLLSVFSNVKSECKADGAETEGMAKPRERASCGREDYVGTDVRSPSTPLQQHRQHVSRQLFHLDPVHEDEGSESGNKHPNGGAVLDYRRPAPWRPLLPPPHDKRSNGDGSAIATHNLDCTFDKETQPWQERYARIVACALAAEFMASNTAMGEDQAEQQQRGGETGSRTSTAARCRTTSLHDHSASAIVAELLRLFTLEPTTGHQSETDGKDFS